TACATTGCAATCTGCACTTCGTACGGCAAAGATGACGACATGCCCTGAATATACATTTCCTTAGTATCTAACCCTTCAGGTTCCACAAAAAGCTGATGCCTTTCTTTATCTGCAAATTTCACTACCTTATCTTCAATTGACGGGCAATACCTAGGACCGACACTTTTTATAACACCTTCGTAAAGAGGTGATCTGACAAGATTATTTCTTATAATATTATGAGTTTTTTCTGTTGTGTAGGTTATATAACATGGTACCTGTTCTATATCTACTTTGTCATTCATAAATGAAAATGGAATTATTTCTTTATCACCTGTCTGCATTTCCATTATTTCGTAATTTATAGAATCAGAATGTATTCTTGCCGGAGTTCCTGTTTTGAATTTTCTTAAATCTATTCCTAAATCCATCAATGATTGTGAAAGGTCATTTGCAGGGGCTAATCCGTCAGGACCCGACGAATAGTTCAGTTCGCCTATATATATTTTTCCCTTTAAGTACGTACCCGTTGTTACTATAACGGCTTTAGTATTGTAATATGATCCCAGTTTCGTATATACGTTAAAGGTCCCGTCTTCCAGCAATTCAATTTTTATTGCCTCTGACTGCAAAATTTTAAGATTTTCTTGGTTTTCCAAAACCTTTTTCATTTCAGTATGATATTTTTTTTTGTCAGCCTGAGCTCTTAAAGAATGTACTGCCGGTCCCTTTGAACGATTAAGCATCTTACATTGTATCATAGTTTTATCAATATTTAAAGCCATTTCTCCGCCAAGTGCGTCTATTTCCCTTACCAGATGTCCTTTTGCCGTGCCTCCTATATTTGGATTGCAAGGCATCATGGCTATAGAATCCAAGCTCATGGTCAAAACTACAGTATTCATTCCAAGACGTGCACTTGCCAGCGCTGCCTCACACCCTGCATGACCTGCCCCAATAACTATAACATCCACACTTTCAGCAAGAAAATTTTTTACTCTGTCTTCCATTTCATTCCTCTTTCTAATTACTTGCCTATGCAAAATTCATTGAATATTTTATCCATTAAGTCGTCACTTACAGACTTACCTACAATCAGACCCAGATATTCCATAGATTGTTTTAAATCAATTTCCAGAAAATCAATAGTCACATGATTTTCAATTGATTTTAACACTTCCTCCAGACTGTTTTTTGCATTTATGAGCAAGTTTTTATGTCTTGCGTTGTTTATAATAAGTTCATCACTTACATCTATACTTCCTTCAAAAAACATTCGTACTATTTTATCAATTATATCGTCCAAACCCTGATTATTAAGAATTGATATATTTATTGCTTCTGTTTCTATATCCTCATAACCACTAAAATCAATAATGTTTTTCAGATCAGTCTTATTTTTTATATATATAACCTTTTTATTTTTAATATAATCCAGTATTTTTTTATCTTCTTCTTCCATTTTTCTCGAAGAATCAAAAATCATTATTACTAAATCAGCTTCATTAACTTTTTGCAGCGCTTTTTCGACACCTATTCTTTCAACCTTGTCATCGGTTTCTCTTATACCTGCCGTATCAATAATTCTCAAAGGAACACCCTTGATGTTTACATACTCTTCAATTGTATCTCTTGTTGTTCCCGGCACTTCCGTAACTATTGCTCTGTTTTCGTTCAATAAAAAATTCATAAGTGAAGATTTGCCAACATTCGGCTTACCTAAAATAACTGTCTTAATGCCCTCTCTGAAAATTTTACCCGTATCTGCAGTATTAATGAGTCTTTTAAGCTTTTCGATTATAATCTTACTCTCACTTTTTACTTTTGAAATTGTTACTTCGTCCTCATCATATTCCGGAAAATCGATATTTACTTCTATATTTGCAAGAAGATCCATTATTATGCTTATAAGTCCGTTTATTTCCCTGGAAAGTCTTCCTTCCAAATGGTTAACTGAAATTTCATGGCTGGTGTCTGTCTTAGAATTTATAATATCAATAACAGCTTCTGCCTGAGTCAAATCTATTCTTCCGTTCAGAAAAGCTCGCTTTGTAAATTCTCCTCTTTCCGCAGGTCTGCACCCTTGCTCAAGAACAACTTCAAGTATTTTCTTTGCGGAGATAATACCCCCATGACAGTTAATTTCAACAATATCTTCTCTGGTATAAGTATGAGGAGCTTTCATGTATGACAATAATACCTCATCAATAACCTTTCCGTTCTTATCAACAATAAAACCATAATGAAGGTACCTTGGTTTTAAGGCTAATTTTTTATTCATTTCATCGTTTTTACCCATAAATATTTTATGCGCAATATTTAAAGAATCACTTCCGCTTATTCTTATGATATTAATGCCTGCATTGCCCGGAAACGTAGCAATTGCTGCTATTGTACCTGAATTCATTTTACCACCGCTTCTTTCAATCATATATATTTTACAT
Above is a window of Sedimentibacter sp. MB35-C1 DNA encoding:
- the mnmG gene encoding tRNA uridine-5-carboxymethylaminomethyl(34) synthesis enzyme MnmG is translated as MEDRVKNFLAESVDVIVIGAGHAGCEAALASARLGMNTVVLTMSLDSIAMMPCNPNIGGTAKGHLVREIDALGGEMALNIDKTMIQCKMLNRSKGPAVHSLRAQADKKKYHTEMKKVLENQENLKILQSEAIKIELLEDGTFNVYTKLGSYYNTKAVIVTTGTYLKGKIYIGELNYSSGPDGLAPANDLSQSLMDLGIDLRKFKTGTPARIHSDSINYEIMEMQTGDKEIIPFSFMNDKVDIEQVPCYITYTTEKTHNIIRNNLVRSPLYEGVIKSVGPRYCPSIEDKVVKFADKERHQLFVEPEGLDTKEMYIQGMSSSLPYEVQIAMYRSMIGLEKSEIMRPAYAIEYDCIDPTQLKLSLELISIKNLFFAGQVNGSSGYEEAAAQGLIAGINASMSLQGREPLILDRSEAYIGVLIDDLVTKGTNEPYRMMTSRAEYRLLLRQDNADERLTEKGHKIGLVTEERYKKYENKKMQIESEIGRLKSIKITPKSEVNKILEKIGSVPLKMPTTLYELIKRVELNYDNTSELDEERMPLKKEIKDYVETVIKYEGYISKQINQVEQFKKLENKRIPKSIDYDNVKSLRLEARQKLNKIRPDSIGQASRISGVSPSDINVLLIYLMTYNND
- the mnmE gene encoding tRNA uridine-5-carboxymethylaminomethyl(34) synthesis GTPase MnmE yields the protein MNSGTIAAIATFPGNAGINIIRISGSDSLNIAHKIFMGKNDEMNKKLALKPRYLHYGFIVDKNGKVIDEVLLSYMKAPHTYTREDIVEINCHGGIISAKKILEVVLEQGCRPAERGEFTKRAFLNGRIDLTQAEAVIDIINSKTDTSHEISVNHLEGRLSREINGLISIIMDLLANIEVNIDFPEYDEDEVTISKVKSESKIIIEKLKRLINTADTGKIFREGIKTVILGKPNVGKSSLMNFLLNENRAIVTEVPGTTRDTIEEYVNIKGVPLRIIDTAGIRETDDKVERIGVEKALQKVNEADLVIMIFDSSRKMEEEDKKILDYIKNKKVIYIKNKTDLKNIIDFSGYEDIETEAINISILNNQGLDDIIDKIVRMFFEGSIDVSDELIINNARHKNLLINAKNSLEEVLKSIENHVTIDFLEIDLKQSMEYLGLIVGKSVSDDLMDKIFNEFCIGK